The Oscillospiraceae bacterium genome contains the following window.
TCGCATCCAGCGTCACCAGCATTCCCAGCGGCATAAGCTGCTCACCCAGTTCGCGGATGTCGTAGGCAATAATGCGCGCTTGCGTGTCCACATTAGTATGCCGGGCAAAGGTGTTCAGTGTGCCTGTAATGAACAACTCGGACGACAGTGCCAGCCCCTGTGCTTCGGGTTCCGGCTGCATTTGCAGCAGACGGTAAAAGTCCTGCAGCGTGGGCGGCGTGCCTTTGTAGCCGTTGCGGATGTAGGGCAGATACACCTGCTCGGTGCAGCGGCCGAGGATGGACTTTTCCTTCGCGGTCACCATGCCGTCACCAATCAGCTGCTCGAACAGCGACAGCACAAACTCCGACTTGCTGACGATAGGATTGCGCTCGTCACCGTAGGCACGGTCCATGTCCAGCGCGTTGATGTGGGTATCGGACGTAGCCGAAATGCGGATCACCTCGCCGCCAAGGGCTTCGGTCAGATAGCCGAACTCCGACTCCGGGTCGAGAATGAGAATGTCATCCTCGGTTGAAAGCGCGATCTGCACGATTTCTTCCTTGGCGCTCATGCTCTTGCCGGAGCCGGACACGCCCAAACGGAAGCTGTTACCGTTTAGCAGCAACCGCCGGTCCGCCACGATCATGTTCTTGCTGACGGCGTTCTGCCCATAGTACAGACCGTTCGGCTCCATGATTTCCTGTGCGCGGAACGGAATCAACACAGCGGTGCTTTCTGTGGTAAGGGTTCGCAGGGCTTGGATTTTCCGCAGCCCGTAAGGCAGCACCGTGTCCAGCCCGTCCTTCTGCTGCCAGCGCAGCGTGGAAAGCTGGCACAGGTGCTTGCGGGCTGTCGAGTAGAGCGTTTCGGTGTCGCTGTCGAGCTGCTCTTTGCTGTCGGCCAGATGCACCAGCGTCACCAGCCCGAACATCATGCGCTGGTCGCGGGTCGTCAGATCGTCCAGCATCTCCTTGGTTTCCTTGCGCTGCAACTCCATGTCGTAAGGAATCGTCGCGGTAAAATTGTTGTTGGCATTCTGGCGGCGCTGCCAGTTGGTGACGTTCGTCTCGATCCCTAACAGCGTGCTTTGCAGCTGGCGGGCGGCCTCGTCCGTTGGCACAGGCAGGATATCGATGGATAACATCAAGTCGCGGTCAAGGTCGCAGAGTTCCGACACAAAGCTGTCCTTGATGTAGCTCGCATAGTCCTGCAAATACAGCACCCGACCATAACGGGCATCCAGCTTGAAATGGTCGGCGGCAAACTCCATGCTGTCCGGGCAGAACCAATCTTTGAAATGCTGGCCGCGTTTGGCGTGTTCGTGGATGTTGAACTCTGCCGCAGCCTGTTCCCCGGCCTTGAAAAAGTCGCGGAAAATATGCAGGCGCTCATTCAGCGTCAGTTCGGTTGCCACCGAGGAAAGCTGTGCAAGGTGCGTCACCAAATCTGTACCCACACGGGAGAAGTAACTGCGGGCCTCATCCGCATTGCGCTTTACCACGCTGACGGTCAGGTAGCGTTCCCGCACGATGCTGTTGCTGGTGCCGGTCACTTGGGCGGTCAGCATCTGGTTGAATTCGTGGCGGTACTCGTCCAGCCCGTCATCCTTGTCGGGCAGCAGGACGCTGCGCTCGAACTCAGCCTTGTTGATGCGGCGGTTATAAATCGTGATTTTGGCTGACGCGCCGGAATCGAGAGCGTTCAGCAGTTCCGAGTAATCAAGGAACATACTGGTTTTGTCCTCTTTGCCGGCGATGGCGTAGTTGATGTCGGTAAACGACCACGTCTTGGAATACCGGTTGCCGACTTGGAAAATCCCATCCGCAAAGATGCGGCGGATGGGAATGGCATCCTGCACACTGCGCGGAATACGGAACTTTTCGCGTTCCATCTTCTGCGCTCTCGTCAGGGTCTTAATCAAACGGTTTCCTCGCTGTCATGGGTGTTTTTCTTCATAGGCTTGCCTCTCTTTCGTTTCATGCCCGCGCGGATGGCGGGCTGCATGGCTTCGTAATAATAACTGTCGGACTTGAACACAAGGAGTTTCGGGCAGAGGATTTCAGACTTGAACCACGCCCACAGCACCTGTTCGGCGGTCATGCCGTGATAGGTGAAGAACCCGCAGGCGGCAAACGGCGCAGCACCTAAAATGCACATCCAACCGATTTCCTCGGTGCCGACATACGGCTGCAAGGCAAAGTAGATGCCTACGGCCACGCCGACCGCCAGCACCGAGCAAATAAACTGCCGGGTGTTCAGCCCGAAAAAGATGTTTTCGTGGTAGTCGCGGACTTCTTTCGGTATTTTGATTTCTATACTGCATTCCTTCCTTCTTTAATAAATAGGTTGAATTTATCCTATAATTCGTGTATACTATACTCAAAGGAGGCGTTGAATTATGGTTATTAACACAGACAATCTTGTATCCATCACGGAGGCCAACCAGAATTTTTCCCGTGTAGCACGGATGGTTGATGAGAACGGCGCGGCGGTCATCTTAAAGAATAATGTCCCGCGTTATGTGCTAATGGAGTTCAGCCAAGTCGAGGACGAGCAACAGGCGAAAGACGAGGACATTCTCGAAATCTCCAAGCGTCTGATTGCCAAAAACAAGCAAGCCTATGAGGTACTTGCCAAATGAAAACGCTGAGCAAGGAACAGGTTTTAAGGCTGCATAATGCTCTGTTGGAGACATTTGGCGGTACTGCCGGCATCCGTGACGATGGTTTATTGGAATCTGCTTTGAATGCTCCTTTTGCTACATTCGGCGGGCAGTATCTATATCCATCCGTGCAGGCAAAGGCGGCACAGCTTGGATTTGGCTTAGTCTGCAATCACCCATTCGTGGATGGCAACAAGCGCATCGGCGCCCACGTTATGCTGGTTTTTCTGGCAATTAACGGAATTGAACTTGACTACACGCAGGAAGAACTGATTGACATTATTTTGCAAATTGCAAGCGGTCGTGCAAAGGCAGCGGATTTGCTGGAATGGATTCTCTATCATCAGGCGTAATATTTGCGGCGCACCATAATGGTGCGTCGCTTTTGCTTTACAACCCCATAATTTCTTTCACGATGCGGTCACAGCCCTTAATGGCTCCGACCAGCACCAGCAGGTTAAATGCCAACTCGCCAACATACGTCCACACTGCCGTCACCACAGATGCACCGGTATCCACGGCGGGCGGGCTGGACGAGATGGCGGAGAAAATAATACAGGACAAGGCAATCACCACGCCCTGCAAACAGACCCCTGCATAGCTGCGGATGAAGTTTTTGCCCACGCTGCTGGTGGGTTCACCCGCAAATGTGGACAACGGAATCGGCGCAATCGCGGCGTACATCCACAGGCTGAACATTCTGCCGTAAACGGTCAAAATCATGGTAAAAGACAGAACTGTTATCAGCAGCCCGCCGATCAATGTGACCGCCCACAGCGGAATGGAATCCCAAAAGCCCACGTTGTTGATGGCGTCGATCAACTCCTGCGGCAGCGATACGCTGCTCATCCCGGAGCTGCCCGATTGGGTAATAATGGTGGACACCATGCCCTGCACAATGGAAAACACCGCCAGCATTAACTCCAACCCATAGGTCACCGCGCCCTTGGCAAGCGCAAAGCGGATGAACAGTTTGAGGGCGTGTTCGGGCTTTTTCACTTCCACAAAGCTGCCGCAGGTTTTCATAACGCCCACGGCAAAGAAAAGCACCAACAGCCCATAGCCAATCGCCTGCAAAGCGCCGTGAATGCCGGTCATTACGTTCCAGACTTGCCCGCCTTTGAAGGTCTGCGGGCTTTCGGTCAGCAGCGACCATATTTCTGCCAGCTTGTC
Protein-coding sequences here:
- a CDS encoding TraE family protein, with product MEREKFRIPRSVQDAIPIRRIFADGIFQVGNRYSKTWSFTDINYAIAGKEDKTSMFLDYSELLNALDSGASAKITIYNRRINKAEFERSVLLPDKDDGLDEYRHEFNQMLTAQVTGTSNSIVRERYLTVSVVKRNADEARSYFSRVGTDLVTHLAQLSSVATELTLNERLHIFRDFFKAGEQAAAEFNIHEHAKRGQHFKDWFCPDSMEFAADHFKLDARYGRVLYLQDYASYIKDSFVSELCDLDRDLMLSIDILPVPTDEAARQLQSTLLGIETNVTNWQRRQNANNNFTATIPYDMELQRKETKEMLDDLTTRDQRMMFGLVTLVHLADSKEQLDSDTETLYSTARKHLCQLSTLRWQQKDGLDTVLPYGLRKIQALRTLTTESTAVLIPFRAQEIMEPNGLYYGQNAVSKNMIVADRRLLLNGNSFRLGVSGSGKSMSAKEEIVQIALSTEDDILILDPESEFGYLTEALGGEVIRISATSDTHINALDMDRAYGDERNPIVSKSEFVLSLFEQLIGDGMVTAKEKSILGRCTEQVYLPYIRNGYKGTPPTLQDFYRLLQMQPEPEAQGLALSSELFITGTLNTFARHTNVDTQARIIAYDIRELGEQLMPLGMLVTLDAIYNRVIQNWKKGRRTWIFCDEFYILFRYEYSANFFYKLWKRIRKYNGLVTGLTQNVDELLRSDTARLMLANSEFLVMLNQSATDRAELAKLLNISDNQLGYVTNVPAGCGLIRCAGNIVPFTNSFPKNTKLYKLMSTNPSEKKE
- a CDS encoding type II toxin-antitoxin system death-on-curing family toxin, encoding MKTLSKEQVLRLHNALLETFGGTAGIRDDGLLESALNAPFATFGGQYLYPSVQAKAAQLGFGLVCNHPFVDGNKRIGAHVMLVFLAINGIELDYTQEELIDIILQIASGRAKAADLLEWILYHQA
- a CDS encoding PrgI family protein, with translation MEIKIPKEVRDYHENIFFGLNTRQFICSVLAVGVAVGIYFALQPYVGTEEIGWMCILGAAPFAACGFFTYHGMTAEQVLWAWFKSEILCPKLLVFKSDSYYYEAMQPAIRAGMKRKRGKPMKKNTHDSEETV
- a CDS encoding type II toxin-antitoxin system Phd/YefM family antitoxin; translated protein: MVINTDNLVSITEANQNFSRVARMVDENGAAVILKNNVPRYVLMEFSQVEDEQQAKDEDILEISKRLIAKNKQAYEVLAK